The DNA segment GAAAAAGGAGAAAATACGTTCCTGTTTGTTTTACCGGCTGGAATCAGGAAAGTTAAAAATGTTCCTGAGGCTGTTGAGATGATGAGCAAACTGCATGACAAGTTCCCGTCTGTACGCCTTTGGTTAGTTGGACCAATAATTGAAGAACAAGAGGGGAAAGCTGTAGAAGAGCTTGTTCGTCAACATGATTGGATCGAGTACTTGGGTCAAGTAACTCACTCAAGTATGGGAGCCATTTACCAATCTGCTGATGCTGTATTAAACACATCCCATACGGAAGGACAGTCTTCCGCTATTATCGAAGCAATGGGGTATGGTCTACCTGTTTTGGTATCAAATAATTCAGGGAATCGAAACATTGTTACACATCATAGAACAGGTTTTGTTTATAAAACTCCAAACGAATTTCTTGATTATGGTGAACAAATCATTAATAATAACGAGATAAAACAAAAGATTGGACAGCAGGCTAAACAATATATTGCCGATCACCATTCAAGCTCCTATGAAGCAGATCACTTCCTCAAGATCTACGAAAGTATCCTGAGTTAGATTCGGCCGTTTGCCTCAAGACTTTTTCTTGTTTTAAACCTTTTATGAAAAGGAGAGTGTATGATGTCTAGTAATGAAAACGTTAAGTTAACTTCACTATCTAGTAAAGGTGGCTGAGGCTGCAAAATTGGTCCTGAAGACCTGACGCAAGTTTTGCGTCACTTACCAAAGTCTGTAGCTGACCCAAATTTACTTGTCGGATTGGACACATCCGATGATGCAGGTGTTTATAAGATAAATGATGAAACAGCCCTAGTCCAAACCCTGGATTATTTCACTCCAATCGTAGACGACCCTTATATGTTCGGCCAAATTGGAGCGGCTAACGCCTTAAGCGATGTTTATGCGATGGGCGGCAAGCCGATCACTGTCATGAATATCGTTGGCTTTCCTATTAATACATTAGATAAAAGTATTTTAGCTGATATCCTGACTGGTGCATCTGACAAAGTGAGTGAGTCAGGCGCTGTCTTAGTCGGAGGACATTCCATCGACGACGAAGAGCCGAAGTTTGGCCTGTCAGTTACCGGAACGATTCACCCGGAAAAAATTCGAGCCAACGTAGGAGCGCAGCCAGGAGACCGCCTTATTTTGACCAAGCCGATTGGTGTGGGCATCCTAACAACAGCTATAAAGAAAGACTTGATCAATAAGAAAGAACTTGAGGAAGTCATGAATGTTATGGCTGAATTAAACAAAAAAGCTGCCGAAACTATGGAAAACTACACGGTTAACGCATGTACAGACGTTACCGGTTTCGGACTGCTCGGTCATACGCTTGAGATCGCTAAAGGTAGTCAGGTTGGTATAAACGTATCAAGCAAAGATGTTCCGGTTCTGTCCAAGACAAGAGAGCTGGCTGAACAAAATATCATTCCTGGCGGTACACGGAAGAATCATAATTGGCTTGCTGAGAGTATTGACTACGATACTACGATCAGTGAAATCGAACAGCTTATCCTTTGTGATGCTGTGACATCAGGCGGACTGCTCATTTCAGTACCTGAAGCCGAAGCCGATGCATTGCAACAAGAGCTTACGAATAACAGTGTGCAATCTTCTATTATTGGTGAAGTGACTAGTGGGAATAAAGGACGAATCCATGTCATTTAAAATAAGGACTCTACTTGAGTCCTTATTTTATAGAGGTTGTTCAAAAAGTCACCAAATGATAAACGGCGAATTTCTTCATTGCTCGGTTTTTCCGGTCCTCACGTATTAAGGGCATACGGCTTGCGGTCCTCAAAACTTTCGCGCCTCGAACTTCTTGCGACGCACAGGACGTGCTAGTGCCGACTTTGTCACAGGATGTGACGATCCTTGTCGGCGTTCTAATTTGGCAACTTTTTGAACACTCACTTATAGAATTACGATCTACCAAAAATAATGAGGTGAAAATATGAAAAAGTGGTTGATAGCGGCTTTCATACTTAGTATCGGATTGATTTTAACAGCATGTGGTGGAGGCAATGAACAGTCCGGCCAGGAGGAATCCGGAGAAGAGCAATCTGGGGAAGCATTTACGATCGGTGTCATCCCGGCTCAGACTGAAGGATCAATGGATAATGCAATGAATAAGCTCCAATCCATTCTTAATGAAAAATTGAATCGTGAAGTTAAGGTGGAAGTCTACCCGGACTATAACGGTGTGGTGGAAGCCTTGAACTACGATAAGATCAATATGGCTTATTTAGGACCGCTAACGTATGTCATCGCCCATCAAAAGAGCGGCGCGAAAGCAATCATTACTCAATTAATTGACGGTGAACCTTTTTACCATTCATACATTATTACCCACAGTGATCAACCATGGAACTCCTTAGACGAGATGCTGCAAAAGCCTGAAGAAGTCGCCTTTGCGTTTGGTGATCCGAATTCAACTTCCGGTACCTTGATCCCTTCTATCGAACTAGAGGAGCGCGGGAGTTATCAATCCAACGAAAACCATAAATTTAAATCTGTTCGCTACACAGGCTCACATGACGCATCTGCTTTAGCCGTCCAAAATAAACAAGTCGATGCTGCAGCTATTGACAGTGCTATTTTTAATCAGCTAGTCGAATCAGGAAAGATTGATAAAGAACAACTTAGAGTGATATGGAAATCAGATAAGATCTTTCAATACCCATGGGCCGTGCACAAAGATACAGATCAAGAGACAATTAACAAGCTACAGGAAGCCTTCCTCGGTATAGAGGATCAAGAGATTCTAGATGCATTTGGAGCCACTGGGTTCACTAAAGCAAGTAATGAGGATTATGAGAATATTAGGCAAGCAGCCCTTAAACAAGGAATTATTAAAGATTAGAGTTGATCATGGTGTGGTTTAAAAAACGCAACATTTTAACAGGTATTCTTCTTATAGTATTCATTTATATTAGCATGAGGCTTACTGAATTTGACTTATCGAAATTCAAGGATTTCCGTAACATGATCGATTTCCTGTCACAATGGTTTCCACCGAATTTTTCAAACCTATCAGGCATCATAAAGGATACGCTGCAAACATTGGCCATGGCATTTCTAGGCAGTCTGCTAGGGCTGTTTATTGCCCTGCCATTAAGCTTCCTAGCTGCCAGGAACACAGCGCCCTCACCATTTATTTATCATTTTGGGCGGGTATCCTTAAGCTTTATTCGGTCTGTACCAGAAATCGTGTTTGGATTAATCCTGCTGACAGCGCTTGGACTTGGGCCATTCCCAGCCGTCATCGCAATCATGCTTCATAACATCGGTGTGCTGGGTAAACTAATTTCAGAATTAATTGAAGCAGCTGATCCAGGCCCCCAAGAGGCTATGAAAGCAGTCGGGGCCAAGGGTTGGATCGTCTCCCTGTTCAGCATACTTCCACAGATTTGGCCTAATGTGCTATCCCATTACTTCTATCGGTTTGAAGTTGCGATTCGAACATCACTCATTCTAGGGTTTATTGGTGGTGGCGGAATTGGTCAGCGGTTATTTAACGATTTTCAGACCTTCCAATATCCATCTGTTTCACTAGATGTACTGGTGATTATGGTCATGGTTATTATCGTTGACCTCTTTGGCAGCTATATTAGAAACAAGGTCATTTGAATTCTTGTTTAATGATGACCTGAAGATAAAGGGAGTTCATGTCCAATCATGCGAAAGAAAGGGGGCCAACCAAATGATTGAGATGAAAAATGTCTCCGTTCGTTACCCGGGAGCAAAGCATGATGCACTATCTGAGGTCCATCTGTCATTTAATAAAGGTGATTTTATATGTATCCTTGGTAAAAGCGGTGCTGGAAAATCAACGTTTATTCGCTCCATCAATGGGTTACAGAAACTTACCCAAGGCGAAGTCTATTTTGATGGAAAGCAACTATCCAATATGAATGAAGAACAGTTGCGGCAGGTCAGGCTTGAAATGGGTATGATCTTTCAGCTTTTTAACCTCATCCCCCGAATGAGCGTGATACAGAACGTCTTAACGGGAATTTTTGGCTATCGCAGTAACTTTAAAAACTTGATTGGTTTGTTTTCCAACAAAGAATTGGAACAAGCCAAACGTGTGATTTCCGAAGTTGAACTTACTGAAATGACCAATCGCAGAGTCGAACTTTTGAGTGGCGGTCAAAAACAAAGAGTAGGAATCGCACGTGCCCTCATCCAGCAGCCAAGAGTTTTGCTTGGAGATGAACCAGTAGCCAGCCTGGATCCTGGGACGTCTAACCATATTTTCACCTTGCTCAAGGACATGCACCAACGTCTTGATTTACTGACAATTATTAATGTACACGATATCGATCTTGCTAAACGCTATGCCACAAGACTCCTAGCACTTAAAGATGGGAAAATCATTTTCGATGGCCCTCCAGAAGAATTTACAGAAAAGAATTATGAGGAAACGTACGAATCTCATCAAATCACCTTTTAATTAACGATGGGAAGTGCGGCTCCCATCAAACCATACATAATGCGAAAAAGGAGGAATAGAGATGATAAACAGTCCATGAGTAGTGGATTGCTCAAGGGTCGTGTACGACTCTAACGATTCAGATGTTGTTACTTCTGTTCAAAATAAAACCCAAAAGTCTGTTATCTTAACGTTTG comes from the Halobacillus shinanisalinarum genome and includes:
- a CDS encoding glycosyltransferase, with protein sequence MRVLLASPNFHQPRGNTVTVQRIANSLEKLAVDTEIISTTDKEWTTLPEADIVHGFHAYHFYKFIQKLDKMPNPYMVTITGTDLNHDLFDEHKREDVFASLKGAKAIHVFDDKAREVISNELSEVEDKIFTIAQGNSDFPIEKSPLEKGENTFLFVLPAGIRKVKNVPEAVEMMSKLHDKFPSVRLWLVGPIIEEQEGKAVEELVRQHDWIEYLGQVTHSSMGAIYQSADAVLNTSHTEGQSSAIIEAMGYGLPVLVSNNSGNRNIVTHHRTGFVYKTPNEFLDYGEQIINNNEIKQKIGQQAKQYIADHHSSSYEADHFLKIYESILS
- the selD gene encoding selenide, water dikinase SelD, whose amino-acid sequence is MSSNENVKLTSLSSKGGUGCKIGPEDLTQVLRHLPKSVADPNLLVGLDTSDDAGVYKINDETALVQTLDYFTPIVDDPYMFGQIGAANALSDVYAMGGKPITVMNIVGFPINTLDKSILADILTGASDKVSESGAVLVGGHSIDDEEPKFGLSVTGTIHPEKIRANVGAQPGDRLILTKPIGVGILTTAIKKDLINKKELEEVMNVMAELNKKAAETMENYTVNACTDVTGFGLLGHTLEIAKGSQVGINVSSKDVPVLSKTRELAEQNIIPGGTRKNHNWLAESIDYDTTISEIEQLILCDAVTSGGLLISVPEAEADALQQELTNNSVQSSIIGEVTSGNKGRIHVI
- the phnD gene encoding phosphate/phosphite/phosphonate ABC transporter substrate-binding protein is translated as MKKWLIAAFILSIGLILTACGGGNEQSGQEESGEEQSGEAFTIGVIPAQTEGSMDNAMNKLQSILNEKLNREVKVEVYPDYNGVVEALNYDKINMAYLGPLTYVIAHQKSGAKAIITQLIDGEPFYHSYIITHSDQPWNSLDEMLQKPEEVAFAFGDPNSTSGTLIPSIELEERGSYQSNENHKFKSVRYTGSHDASALAVQNKQVDAAAIDSAIFNQLVESGKIDKEQLRVIWKSDKIFQYPWAVHKDTDQETINKLQEAFLGIEDQEILDAFGATGFTKASNEDYENIRQAALKQGIIKD
- the phnE gene encoding phosphonate ABC transporter, permease protein PhnE; translated protein: MWFKKRNILTGILLIVFIYISMRLTEFDLSKFKDFRNMIDFLSQWFPPNFSNLSGIIKDTLQTLAMAFLGSLLGLFIALPLSFLAARNTAPSPFIYHFGRVSLSFIRSVPEIVFGLILLTALGLGPFPAVIAIMLHNIGVLGKLISELIEAADPGPQEAMKAVGAKGWIVSLFSILPQIWPNVLSHYFYRFEVAIRTSLILGFIGGGGIGQRLFNDFQTFQYPSVSLDVLVIMVMVIIVDLFGSYIRNKVI
- the phnC gene encoding phosphonate ABC transporter ATP-binding protein, producing MIEMKNVSVRYPGAKHDALSEVHLSFNKGDFICILGKSGAGKSTFIRSINGLQKLTQGEVYFDGKQLSNMNEEQLRQVRLEMGMIFQLFNLIPRMSVIQNVLTGIFGYRSNFKNLIGLFSNKELEQAKRVISEVELTEMTNRRVELLSGGQKQRVGIARALIQQPRVLLGDEPVASLDPGTSNHIFTLLKDMHQRLDLLTIINVHDIDLAKRYATRLLALKDGKIIFDGPPEEFTEKNYEETYESHQITF